Proteins co-encoded in one Pocillopora verrucosa isolate sample1 chromosome 1, ASM3666991v2, whole genome shotgun sequence genomic window:
- the LOC131786115 gene encoding cyclin-dependent kinase inhibitor 1-like gives MTATKAIFQPQCPRRVRPDITPSRSVCRQLFGPVDHVQLRADLLREKEKLGVDNNQTWNFDFENGVPLVGKYVWERLFPKVNGDRTVSRFTDQVSEMETPERFSRASTELTTTPTTTTSLGTSTSDGSSSTQETVSMNGKSHPQSRLRQIRKTKSTGKITDFLRSAKRQRTSEKGPRSTKRRSIPKQTSIDLFVRKQ, from the exons ATGACTGCCACTAAAGCAATTTTTCAACCACAGTGTCCTCGAAGAGTGAGACCAGACATCACTCCCAGCCGTTCAGTTTGCAGACAGCTCTTTGGGCCTGTTGACCACGTACAATTGCGAGCAGATTTACTCCGCGAGAAGGAGAAACTTGGCGTGGACAACAATCAGACGTGGAATTTCGATTTTGAAAATGGTGTTCCTTTAGTAGGAAAGTACGTCTGGGAGAGACTATTTCCTAAAGTGAATGGAGATAGAACAGTTTCACGTTTTACTGACCAAGTCAGTGAAATGGAAACACCGGAACGATTCAGTCGCGCTTCAACGGAACTTACTACTACACCTACTACTACGACAAGCTTAGGCACGTCGACATCAGATGGCTCGAGCTCTACACAAGAGACTGTATCGATGAACGGCAAAAGTCACCCACAATCTCGCCTGAGGCAAATCAGGAAGACTAAATCTACAGGAAAAATAACGG ATTTTCTGCGATCAGCCAAAAGACAAAGAACGAGTGAAAAGGGACCACGAAGCACTAAACGAAGATCAATCCCGAAACAAACAAGTATAGACTTGTTCGTTCGCAAACAATAA
- the LOC131786099 gene encoding cryptochrome-1, translated as MSYATVQRKDVHAGSVDGRSSAISDKEKHAIHWIRKDLRLHDNPSLLEAVKGSDTLRIIYVLDTKVDQNIGIGANLWRFLLQSLEDVDDSLRQLNSRLFVVRGQPADVFPRLFREWNTSLLTFEEDSEPFGREKDAAIRLLAQESGVQVAIRRSHTLYDPQLIIKNNGGTPPLTYKKFLAIISSLGPPEHPVPTLDVHLLGSCSTPISDDHEEKYGVPSLEELGLDIRKIHAAVWHGGEKEALVRLNRHLERKAWIASFEKPKVTPNSLFPSPTGVSPYLRFGCLSPRLFYHRLTELYRKVKSSDPPISLYGQLLWREFFFTVAANNPHFDRMTTNPMCLQIPWKRNPENLAKWEEGRTGFPWIDAIMIQLQQEGWIHHLARHAVGCFLTRGNLWISWEEGMKVFERWLLDAEWSLNAGNWMWLSCSAFFQQFFNCICPVGFGRKLDPNGDFVRKYLPVLRGFPAKYIHAPWTAPESVQKAARCIIGVDYPYPMVDHSKVSCANLEKLRNIFKALLCYKDSTAVSSEKQDNLHGQQEKLKQQMFLLEDKENE; from the exons ATGTCTTATGCGACAGTTCAAAGAAAAGATGTACATGCTGGTAGTGTAGATGGAAGAAGTTCCGCTAtaagtgacaaagaaaaacacGCAATACACTGGATCAGAAAGGATCTACGCTTGCACGACAATCCTTCTCTTTTGGAAGCAGTGAAAGGAAGCGACACTCTTAGAATTATTTATGTTTTGGACACTAAAGTGGATCAAAACATTGGTATAGGTGCAAACTTATGGAGGTTCTTGTTGCAGTCATTGGAAGATGTCGACGACAGTCTTCGTCAACTTAATTCCCGCCTTTTTGTAGTGCGAGGTCAGCCCGCAGATGTCTTCCCTCGCCTGTTTAGGGAATGGAATACCTCGCTTCTAACATTTGAGGAAGATTCAGAACCATTTGGAAGAGAAAAGGATGCAGCAATTCGACTACTTGCTCAAGAGTCAGGCGTTCAAGTAGCCATTCGTCGGTCTCACACCTTGTATGATCCTCAACT GATCATAAAAAACAATGGTGGAACTCCACCTCTTACGTACAAGAAGTTCCTAGCCATCATAAGCTCATTGGGTCCTCCTGAGCACCCTGTCCCAACACTGGATGTGCATTTATTGGGAAGCTGTTCTACCCCTATCTCTGATGACCATGAAGAAAAGTATGGGGTGCCATCATTAGAAGAGCTAGGTCTGGACATTAGAAAGATTCATGCAGCAGTTTGGCATGGTGGAGAGAAAGAAGCTCTTGTGAGGCTTAACAGACATTTAGAGAGAAAG GCATGGATAGCAAGTTTTGAAAAGCCTAAAGTCACCCCAAACAGCCTCTTTCCAAGCCCAACAGGAGTGAGTCCTTATCTAAGATTTGGATGTTTGTCACCGAGGTTGTTCTATCACAGACTTACAGAACTTTATAGAAAG gttaAGAGCAGTGATCCTCCTATTTCCTTGTATGGGCAGCTACTGTGGCGAGAATTCTTTTTCACTGTGGCTGCAAACAATCCACATTTTGACAGAATGACAACAAATCCCATGTGTTTACAAATACCATGGAAAAGGAACCCAGAAAACCTGGCAAAATGGGAAGAG GGAAGGACAGGCTTCCCTTGGATTGATGCCATCATGATACAACTGCAACAGGAAGGATGGATACATCACTTAGCAAGGCATGCTGTTGGTTGCTTCCTGACAAGAGGAAACCTTTGGATCAGCTGGGAGGAGGGCATGAAG GTATTTGAGAGGTGGCTTCTTGATGCAGAATGGAGTTTAAATGCTGGTAACTGGATGTGGCTGTCATGCAGTGCCTTTTTCCAACAGTTCTTCAACTGCATATGTCCCGTTGGATTTGGAAGGAAACTTGATCCTAATGGAGATTTTGTCAG AAAATACCTTCCAGTCCTGAGAGGGTTCCCGGCAAAATACATCCATGCCCCATGGACAGCACCAGAGAGTGTACAGAAGGCAGCAAGATGCATCATTGGTGTGGACTACCCTTATCCAATGGTAGACCACTCCAAAGTAAGCTGTGCTAATCTGGAAAAGCTGAGAAACATCTTTAAAGCACTCTTGTGTTATAAGGATTCAA CTGCTGTATCTTCAGAGAAGCAAGATAATCTACATGGGCAacaggaaaaattaaaacagcaaATGTTTCTCctggaagacaaagaaaatgaataa